GGGACGCTGTGGGGCGGCGAGATCCTCGTCGCCGGTCTCGGCGGCTACCGGCGCGTGGGCAGGTTCGCGACGGCGCCCCTGCCCGGCGGCGACTCGGCGGTGCGCCACCCCTCCCGGACGGCCCTCGGGCTGTTGCTCGGCGCGGAGACGCTGGGCTCCCCGCGGCCGTATCCCTGGCTCACCCGGCCCTTCATCGAACGCCTCGACCCGGCCGAGGCGACGGCGGTACGGGCCATGGTCGCCCGGAACGTCAACTGCCCGCGCGCGTCCAGCGCCGGACGGCTCTTCGACGCGGTCGCCGCCCTCCTCGGGCTGTGCGACCGGACCTCGTACGAGGGCGAGGCGGCCGTCCTGCTGGAGACGGCGGCGGGCGATCTGCACGCGGTGCCGCTGGCCCACCGGATCGTGCGGGCGCAGGGCCTGTGGGTGTACGACCCCACGCCGACCGTCGCGGACCTGCTGCGGCGGCGGCTCGGCGGGGAACCGGTGGAGGCCCTGGCCGCGGCCTTCCATCTGACGCTCGGGATCGTCACCGCGGAGCTGGTCGCCCAGGCGGTGGCCGACGGCGCGCCGCACACGGTGTGCCTGGGCGGCGGTTGCTTCGTCAACCGCCGGCTGCTGACCGAGGTGAAGCGGCGTCTGCACGCGCAGGGGCTGCGGGTGCTGGTCGGCGGTGAGGTGCCGGTCGGGGACGGCGGGATCAGTTACGGACAGGCGGCGGTCGCGGCGGCGCGGCTCGGTGCGAAGGGATGAGGGCGGATGTGCCTGGGAATTCCGGGGCGGGTCGTGGAGGTGCACGACGACGCCGGACTGCGGATGGCGACGGTGGACTTCGGGGGTGTGCGGCGCGAGGTCTGTCTGAGTTGCACGCCGGACGCGGACGTGGGCGCGTACGTCATCGTGCACGTCGGTTTCGCCATCACGCAGGTCGACGAGGAGGAGGCCCGGCGGACGCTGGACGTGCTGCGGGCGATGGCGGGAGCGGTCGAGAGCGAGCTGGGCGAGCCGCTGCCCTAGGCCGGCCCGGACCGGTTCGGGCCGTCACGGGCGAGTGCCCGGTCGGCTCGTGCGGGAGGGCCGGTCGGCCCCTGCCACGGGCCTGCCCCGACGACCAACCTGAAAGTGGATCCGCGTGACCCGCCTTTCTACGAGGAGGACCGCCATGACCGCCACCGCAGCGCCGGCCGTGCTCGACCGGGAGGGCCTGGACGCCCTGGTCGCGGCACTGGTGGCACAAGGGCGGACCGTCGTCGGACCGACCGTCCGCGACGGGGCGGTGGTGCTGGCGGAGCTGACCTCCGCGGACGCGCTGCCCTTCGGCTGGGGAGTGGAGCTGGAGGCCGGGCGCTACCGGCTGGTGCGGCGGGAGGACGGCGCCGCCTTCGCGCACAGCGCGGGGCCCCAGTCCTGGAAGAACTTCCTGCACCCGGCGCGGGAGCGGTTGTGGAGCGCCGACCGGAAGCCGGACGGCGAGGTCACCTTCAGCGCCGAGGAGCCGGCCGACCCGTCGTACGCCTTCCTCGGGGTGCGGCCCTGTGATCTGCGGGCCATTGCGATCCAGGACCGGGTGCTGACCGGGGGACGGTACGAGGACTCCGGCTACGGCAGGCGGCGGTCCGGGGCGCTGCTGATCGCCGCCGAGTGCACCGACCCCGGCGCCACCTGCTTCTGCGTCTCCATGGGGGGCGGCCCCGCCGCCGACCCCGGGTACGACCTGGCGCTGACCGAGGTCGTGGACGAACACGGGCACCGGTTCCTGGTGCGGGTCGGCAGCGAGGAGGGCGCCCGGCTGCTGGCGCGGGTGCCGCATCGCGCGGCCGATCCGGTCACCGAGGACACCGCCCGGGCCTCGGTGGACGACGCCCGGGACCGTATGGGGCGCTCGATGCCGCCGGTCGACCTGCGGACGCTGATGGGTTCGAGCATGGACGCCGAGCGCTGGAACGACGTCGCCGAGCGCTGTCTGACCTGCGGCAACTGCACCATGGTGTGCCCGACCTGCTTCTGCACCACCACGGAGGAGGTCACCGACCTGACCGGTGACCACACCGAGCGCTGGCAGCGCTGGGACTCCTGCTTCGACCTGGACTTCTCGTATCTGCACGGCGGGCCGGTGCGCCGTTCGGCCCACAGCCGCTACCGGCAGTGGCTCACCCACAAACTCTCCACCTGGCACGAGCAGTTCGACACCTCGGGCTGCGTGGGCTGCGGGCGCTGCATCGTCTGGTGCCCCGTCGGCATCGACATCACCGAGGAAGTGGCCGCACTCAAGGCCGAGCTCGAAACGGAGACCGACTGATG
Above is a genomic segment from Streptomyces sp. SLBN-31 containing:
- a CDS encoding HypC/HybG/HupF family hydrogenase formation chaperone encodes the protein MCLGIPGRVVEVHDDAGLRMATVDFGGVRREVCLSCTPDADVGAYVIVHVGFAITQVDEEEARRTLDVLRAMAGAVESELGEPLP
- a CDS encoding 4Fe-4S dicluster domain-containing protein, whose translation is MTATAAPAVLDREGLDALVAALVAQGRTVVGPTVRDGAVVLAELTSADALPFGWGVELEAGRYRLVRREDGAAFAHSAGPQSWKNFLHPARERLWSADRKPDGEVTFSAEEPADPSYAFLGVRPCDLRAIAIQDRVLTGGRYEDSGYGRRRSGALLIAAECTDPGATCFCVSMGGGPAADPGYDLALTEVVDEHGHRFLVRVGSEEGARLLARVPHRAADPVTEDTARASVDDARDRMGRSMPPVDLRTLMGSSMDAERWNDVAERCLTCGNCTMVCPTCFCTTTEEVTDLTGDHTERWQRWDSCFDLDFSYLHGGPVRRSAHSRYRQWLTHKLSTWHEQFDTSGCVGCGRCIVWCPVGIDITEEVAALKAELETETD